A DNA window from Pungitius pungitius chromosome 1, fPunPun2.1, whole genome shotgun sequence contains the following coding sequences:
- the LOC119221714 gene encoding uncharacterized protein LOC119221714: protein MIFIQHKNLNMMTSPRFAVYVTCLFLLKMAHATDPKLSSPVRQERGFASVDVGDNITLECVYQNNDGAWLHWFKQTLGQRPKLVSSFYTYSPKGSFHHEFENNTHFTLDTNKLGEKVIQNHLTIFYLKTSDSATYYCAYSNSFMLTFAEGTVVSVQGSSTNIPALLHQSPSETIQPGGSVTLNCTVQTGTCDGQHSVYWFKDSEESHPALIYTDGGSTDQCERKPNTQTHTCDYNLPMENLNPSHAGTYYCAVASCGHILFGNRTKLDFEDELDSPFFVYFLSGSLVFTNILVVLLALSVCVMNKTKSCQSTESRARYPAPSTANAKGDPNKEILYYAALSVHLHNGSRRQTDQTWSECIYYSVTQ from the exons ATGATCTTCATTCAACACAAGAATTTGAACATGATGACATCTCCAAGGTTTGCCGTCTATGTGACATGTTTGTTCTTGTTGAAAATGG CTCATGCAACTGATCCTAAATTGTCGTCACCTGTGCGTCAAGAAAGAGGTTTTGCATCAGTCGATGTTGGAGACAACATTACTTTGGAATGTGTCTATCAGAATAACGATGGAGCATGGCTTCACTGGTTTAAGCAAACGCTGGGACAGAGACCAAAGCTGGTCTCCTCCTTTTATACGTACAGCCCAAAAGGCAGTTTTCATCATGAATTTGAGAACAATACACACTTTACACTGGATACGAATAAATTAGGTGAAAAAGTCATTCAAAATCACTTgacaattttttatttaaaaacttcaGACTCAGCAACTTACTACTGTGCATATAGCAATTCATTTATGTTGACCTTTGCCGAGGGCACAGTTGTCAGTGTGCAGGGTTCTAGTACAAACATCCCAGCTTTGCTCCATCAGTCACCATCAGAGACCATCCAGCCAGGAGGCTCTGTGACTCTGAACTGTACAGTACAAACTGGGACCTGTGATGGACAACACAGTGTTTACTGGTTCAAAGACTCTGAAGAATCTCATCCAGCACTCATTTACACTGATGGAGGCAGCACTGATCAGTGTGAGAGgaaacccaacacacaaacacacacctgtgactaCAACCTGCCGATGGAGAACCTGAATCCGTCTCATGCTGGGACCTActactgtgctgttgcctcctgtggacacattctgtttgGAAACAGGACCAAACTGGACTTTGAGG ATGAGCTGGACTCTCCTTTCTTTGTCTATTTCTTAAGTGGATCTTTGGTATTCACCAACATCCTAGTTGTTTTACTGGCTCTTTCAGTGTGCGTGATGAACAAGACTAAAAGCTGCCAAAGCACAG aaTCTCGAGCAAGATATCCAGCTCCCTCCACGGCAAATGCAAAG GGTGACCCAAACAAAGAAATCCTGTATTATGCGGCTTTAAGTGTCCACCTGCACAACGGATCAAGAAGACAGACGGATCAGACCTGGAgtgaatgtatttattacagCGTGACGCAGTAG